A region of the Bacteroidales bacterium genome:
TAGTAGTTTCTTGGAATGATGCAGCAGATATAAATGATTTTGTTTGTAGAGCTGCTTTTGTAATTCCTTGAAGTATTTGGCGTGCTGTAGCGGTTTTTGCTTCTCTTACGGTTACTGTTTTTAAATCGCGTCGTTTTAGTGTAGAGTTTTCGTTTCTTAATTGATGCATTGACACTATCTGACCATTTTTCAACACATCTGAATCGCCCTTGTCAACTACGTATAATTTACCATATATTTCGTCATTTGCTTCAAATAGGTCGTATTTATCAACTTGTTGCTTTTCTAAGAATAGAGTATCTCCCGGATCAACGATTTCAACTTTTCTCATCATCTGGCGTACAATTACTTCAAAGTGTTTGTCATTAATTTTAACACCTTGCATTCTGT
Encoded here:
- a CDS encoding DNA-directed RNA polymerase subunit beta', whose product is RMQGVKINDKHFEVIVRQMMRKVEIVDPGDTLFLEKQQVDKYDLFEANDEIYGKLYVVDKGDSDVLKNGQIVSMHQLRNENSTLKRRDLKTVTVREAKTATARQILQGITKAALQTKSFISAASFQETTKVLNEAAIHGKVDYLNGLKENVIVGHLIPAGTGVREYTKYIVGNKDELESVLPTKKERSRTKVQQNN